One window of Channa argus isolate prfri chromosome 4, Channa argus male v1.0, whole genome shotgun sequence genomic DNA carries:
- the LOC137125252 gene encoding microtubule-associated protein 2-like isoform X6, with amino-acid sequence MADGRQPDEHWAPQGQENGENGYSAYSSAYRENGYHGGAAAHPGTTVDDSANLPPSPPPSPSAEQIGPVAPEDKIEVVSQQQVEEEAPEEPGTCREEVAYEQPGDLLLEQTHYLTEPQALGCQQAQTPEVLNGGSHQGEHSPSQKAQPEECISKASCEDEPQVALLHGEQMVVEVATPEGPAPASAEPPPPSLVEQSNRDRRDIVEGSAECQVLAGSKPQETKQPSPPVESSKPMTEERQGIVSPSKSGVSKIESKEQLGMIEGMDMEDSETRGNKLCEMPETDGQNVDQRQKASKSSPESAIEMKAISDSFVEHEPGAKTYFETSSKIHGEELQQTESYYELSTTTEATLSRETGSIVKKVEDERDKKVRISPSKMSLDQRSISLNIIVGSLEGHTVKEEKLRTLSESLCAISGSFDEAEVHPLTPSEESHKPSFPPDASVNPTSSDSHEDIHTKTEISQLSDKHNSSSELPNSLSDTLDLAGAMPLPSQERREVDHMRRKSVPVDVSALMGSSLAKLNFLDQKARVGGGESQLEELGYCIFSEYSGPMPSPADVPSPGDSPHQRFPSMESEIEEEVGATETEGVQNGSKQADVKGCLPEISQKTVSEKKDSPAKTSLILERAVTSGVKPDRLRIPLSSSKDKLTGLPGDIKIQVIPEVDIEKDPSREASPIPPDNSFTFTPTETASQAPLTPTTPKSPDDTTSVNQTVKDVLPDAKVENTLKSESIDYTQPELDKEMLTPVQKEPKEASEEREKGTIEVPSASPQSSGESTDKDVNEIKNGHATLAGFEGITNQDNSKALTGLGTTNPSDEKAAQIQLQELTLNKGLAKPQISSPIIIIPQAQAEEEAEDEDDIEIAEEPQEIMEDAEESAVSKTDQGEAGKKQPKKEEVRLMVGDQMFEEDPKSGAEEWSHSAINSDDGEPATDSSHLSPCSDHDQPTEATEEGGKDEDEDKVAEGVQVNREDGTKEELNKEQMKVEDVEKVGSRELWKENEKQIMKEQGEREGRLEEEGEKDTKISQEVEERSEMICLTSEAANEETTMDASILDTDSGWMDSQDDDKSVMTEHIEALPQTQSCTSTAVVVVVDKPAKRTPGRGRGRPGTTDCKVSRKVPSHHPREDIKKKKVGIRRADQNKVSALQNRSPIRKSVAKAAARHPRPAVLHGSARRKATGAESHQPLSVAHQSRERATERAYRSPEKRSSLPRPAKSLTRHIPAAEQDDNSTPSRPTSIRTNSGGDSRSGRTPSMAGTDSARSRSVRSGASTPGSSAVTPGTPPSYSCRTPGSRTPGSHTPKSFSVLQEKKVAVIRTPPKSPSSTQRQLKVLNQPLPDLKNVKSKIGSTANIKHQPKGGQVQIQSKKVDISHVTAKCGSMSNIHHKPGGGSVRIENVKLDFKEKAQPKVGSLGNVTHTPGGGNVMIESHKLTFRETAKARVDHGAEIVVTHTPGVETGGTSPRLSSAGSINLLESPQLSTLAQDVTAALAKQGL; translated from the exons ATGGCAGACGGTCGGCAGCCAGACGAGCACTGGGCCCCCCAGGGCCAGGAGAACGGAGAGAACGGCTACTCCGCCTACAGTTCTGCCTACAGGGAGAACGGATATCACGGCGGAGCAGCTGCACATCCTGGAACGACAG TGGATGACTCAGCCAATTTGCCTCCttcccctcccccctctccaTCAGCTGAGCAGATTGGGCCCGTGGCACCAG AAGATAAAATAGAGGTTGTCAGTCAACAACAGGTTGAGGAGGAGGCTCCAGAGGAGCCCGGCACTTGTCGAGAGGAGGTCGCATATGAGCAGCCAGGAGACTTGCTCTTAGAGCAGACGCATTATTTAACAGAGCCCCAGGCTTTGGGCTGCCAGCAAGCCCAGACACCTGAGGTCCTCAATGGAGGAAGTCATCAAGGTGAACACAGCCCGTCACaaaaag CCCAGCCAGAAGAATGTATCAGTAAGGCATCATGTGAAGATGAACCTCAAGTGGCGTTGCTACATGGGGAGCAGATGGTTGTTGAAGTGGCAACACCGGAAGGACCAGCACCCGCCTCAGCTGAACCTCCCCCTCCTTCCTTAGTTGAGCAAAGTAACCGAGACAGAAGGGATATAGTAGAAGGTTCTGCTGAGTGCCAAGTGCTTGCGGGGTCCAAACCACAAGAGACAAAACAGCCTTCACCACCAGTGGAGTCTTCGAAACCTATGACTGAAGAAAGACAGGGAATTGTCTCACCAAGCAAATCAGGAGTCTCTAAGATTGAAAGCAAGGAACAACTTGGGATGATAGAAGGGATGGATATGGAGGACAGTGAAACTCGAGGCAATAAATTGTGTGAGATGCCAGAGACTGATGGTCAAAATGTTgaccaaagacaaaaagcatCCAAATCAAGTCCAGAATCAGCAATAGAGATGAAAGCCATATCAGATAGTTTTGTGGAACATGAGCCAGGAGCAAAAACCTACTTTGAGACATCCTCAAAAATCCATGGAGAGGAGTTACAGCAAACGGAGAGCTATTATGAACTCAGCACAACAACAGAGGCAACGTTAAGTCGGGAAACTGGGAGCATCGTGAAGAAAGTAGAGGACGAACGGGATAAGAAAGTCAGGATATCTCCTAGTAAGATGTCCTTGGATCAAAGAAGCATCTCATTGAACATTATTGTTGGGTCCTTAGAAGGACATACAGTAAAAGAAGAGAAGTTGAGGACCCTCTCAGAAAGCTTATGTGCCATCAGTGGGAGTTTTGATGAAGCTGAGGTTCACCCTTTGACACCATCAGAGGAGAGCCATAAACCCAGCTTTCCTCCAGATGCCTCTGTTAACCCAACCTCCAGTGACTCACATGAGGatattcacacaaaaacagaaatttctCAACTTTCTGACAAGCACAATTCCAGTTCTGAACTACCAAACAGCCTTTCCGACACATTGGACCTGGCTGGAGCCATGCCACTGCCGTCACAAGAGAGAAGGGAGGTTGACCACATGAGACGGAAGTCAGTACCTGTTGATGTATCAGCTCTGATGGGGAGTTCTTTGGCCAAGCTTAACTTCCTAGATCAGAAGGCAAGAGTGGGGGGTGGTGAAAGTCAGTTGGAGGAACTGGGCTATTGCATCTTCAGTGAGTACTCGGGGCCCATGCCCTCTCCCGCCGATGTACCCAGTCCTGGGGATTCTCCACACCAGCGTTTTCCATCTATGGAGAGTGAAATTGAGGAAGAGGTTGGGGCCACTGAAACTGAAGGGGTGCAAAATGGAAGCAAACAGGCAGATGTCAAAGGATGTCTACCTGAGATATCTCAAAAAACAGTAAGTGAGAAGAAGGATTCACCAGCAAAGACTTCTTTGATTCTTGAAAGAGCTGTGACAAGTGGAGTAAAACCCGATCGTCTAAGAATCCCATTGTCTTCTTCAAAAGATAAACTGACTGGGCTTCCTGGTGACATAAAAATTCAAGTCATCCCTGAGGTGGACATCGAAAAAGACCCCTCCAGAGAAGCTTCACCCATCCCACCAGATAACTCATTTACTTTCACTCCTACAGAAACTGCAAGTCAGGCTCCCCTGACTCCCACTACCCCCAAGTCCCCAGATGATACAACATCAGTAAACCAAACTGTGAAAGATGTCTTACCAGATGCCAAAGTAGAGAACACGCTGAAGTCTGAAAGTATTGATTACACACAGCCAGAGCTAGACAAAGAAATGCTGACACCTGTACAGAAGGAACcaaaagaagctagtgaagaaCGAGAAAAAGGAACAATAGAAGTACCTTCAGCATCACCTCAGTCTTCAGGCGAGAGCACAGACAAAGATGTCAATGAGATTAAAAATGGGCATGCAACACTTGCAGGATTTGAAGGCATAACAAATCAAGATAACTCAAAAGCTCTTACAGGTTTAGGCACGACAAACCCCTCAGATGAGAAAGCTGCCCAAATCCAATTACAGGAGCTGACTTTGAATAAAGGTTTAGCAAAGCCACAAATATCCTCACCAATAATTATCATACCTCAAGCACAAGcggaagaagaagcagaagatgaGGACGATATTGAGATTGCTGAAGAGCCTCAAGAGATCATGGAGGATGCTGAAGAGTCTGCTGTTTCCAAGACAGATCAAGGTGAAGCTGGGAAGAAACAGCCAAAGAAAGAGGAGGTGAGGCTGATGGTGGGTGATCAGATGTTTGAAGAAGATCCAAAGTCAGGAGCAGAAGAATGGAGTCACAGCGCCATAAACAGTGACGATGGGGAGCCAGCTACAGACAGTTCGCACTTGTCTCCATGCTCCGACCATGACCAACCAACAGAAGCCACAGAGGAAGGAGGtaaagatgaggatgaggataaAGTAGCAGAAGGTGTACAAGTCAATAGAGAAGATGGGACAAAAGAGGAGCTAAATAAGGAACAAATGAAAGTAGAGGACGTGGAAAAAGTTGGTTCTCGTGAGCTgtggaaagaaaatgagaaacaaattatGAAGGAACAGGGTGAAAGGGAGGGCAGGCTGGAGGAAGAAGGGGAGAAAGACACTAAGATCAGTCAGGAGGTGGAAGAAAGATCTGAAATGATCTGCCTGACCAGTGAGGCAGCAAATGAGGAAACCACCATGGATGCCTCCATCCTAGACACAGACAGTGGCTGGATGGACTCACAAG ATGATGACAAAAGTGTCATGACTGAGCATATTGAAGCCCTTCCTCAAACCCAGAGTTGTACCAGTACagctgtggtggtggtggtggacaAACCCGCCAAACGGACGCCTGGCAGAGGAAGGGGTCGTCCTGGCACCACTGACTGCAAAGTGTCTCGCAAGGTGCCCAGCCACCATCCAAGAGAGgacataaagaagaaaaaag TAGGCATTAGGAGGGCTGACCAGAATAAGGTGTCAGCCCTCCAAAATCGTTCTCCAATTCGAAAGAGCGTAGCCAAAGCGGCGGCCAGACATCCTAGGCCCGCTGTGCTTCACGGCTCTGCTAGACGCAAGGCCACAG GAGCTGAAAGCCATCAGCCCCTCAGTGTGGCCCACCAGTCTAGGGAGAGGGCCACT GAGAGAGCATACCGCAGCCCTGAGAAGAGGTCGTCCCTTCCCAGGCCGGCAAAGTCTCTGACACGCCACATTCCTGCTGCTGAGCAAGACGACAACAGCACCCCCTCCAGGCCTACGT CAATCCGTACCAATTCCGGAGGGGACAGCAGGTCTGGAAGAACCCCTAGTATGGCAG GTACAGACTCGGCACGTTCCAGATCAGTCCGCAGTGGCGCCTCCACCCCCGGCTCCTCTGCCGTCACCCCCGGCACACCCCCCAGCTACTCCTGCCGCACGCCTGGATCTCGCACCCCGGGCAGCCACACACCCAAGTCCTTCAGTGTCCTCCAGGAGAAGAAGGTGGCGGTGATCCGAACCCCGCCCAAGTCCCCGTCTTCCACCCAACGGCAGCTGAAGGTTCTCAATCAGCCTCTTCCCGATCTGAAGAATGTAAAGTCCAAGATCGGCTCCACGGCCAACATTAAGCATCAGCCAAAAGGCGGACAG GTCCAAATCCAGAGCAAGAAGGTAGACATAAGCCATGTCACCGCCAAATGTGGCTCCATGTCCAACATTCACCACAAACcag GGGGAGGTAGTGTGCGCATTGAGAATGTGAAGCTGGACTTCAAAGAAAAGGCCCAGCCCAAGGTCGGCTCCCTGGGTAATGTCACCCACACTCCCGGAGGGGGCAATGTTATG ATTGAGAGCCACAAGTTGACCTTCCGGGAAACAGCCAAAGCTCGGGTGGACCACGGCGCAGAAATCGTTGTCACTCACACTCCTGGGGTGGAGACGGGAGGCACTTCCCCTCGTCTGTCCTC
- the LOC137125252 gene encoding microtubule-associated protein 2-like isoform X2: MADGRQPDEHWAPQGQENGENGYSAYSSAYRENGYHGGAAAHPGTTVDDSANLPPSPPPSPSAEQIGPVAPEDKIEVVSQQQVEEEAPEEPGTCREEVAYEQPGDLLLEQTHYLTEPQALGCQQAQTPEVLNGGSHQGEHSPSQKAQPEECISKASCEDEPQVALLHGEQMVVEVATPEGPAPASAEPPPPSLVEQSNRDRRDIVEGSAECQVLAGSKPQETKQPSPPVESSKPMTEERQGIVSPSKSGVSKIESKEQLGMIEGMDMEDSETRGNKLCEMPETDGQNVDQRQKASKSSPESAIEMKAISDSFVEHEPGAKTYFETSSKIHGEELQQTESYYELSTTTEATLSRETGSIVKKVEDERDKKVRISPSKMSLDQRSISLNIIVGSLEGHTVKEEKLRTLSESLCAISGSFDEAEVHPLTPSEESHKPSFPPDASVNPTSSDSHEDIHTKTEISQLSDKHNSSSELPNSLSDTLDLAGAMPLPSQERREVDHMRRKSVPVDVSALMGSSLAKLNFLDQKARVGGGESQLEELGYCIFSEYSGPMPSPADVPSPGDSPHQRFPSMESEIEEEVGATETEGVQNGSKQADVKGCLPEISQKTVSEKKDSPAKTSLILERAVTSGVKPDRLRIPLSSSKDKLTGLPGDIKIQVIPEVDIEKDPSREASPIPPDNSFTFTPTETASQAPLTPTTPKSPDDTTSVNQTVKDVLPDAKVENTLKSESIDYTQPELDKEMLTPVQKEPKEASEEREKGTIEVPSASPQSSGESTDKDVNEIKNGHATLAGFEGITNQDNSKALTGLGTTNPSDEKAAQIQLQELTLNKGLAKPQISSPIIIIPQAQAEEEAEDEDDIEIAEEPQEIMEDAEESAVSKTDQGEAGKKQPKKEEVRLMVGDQMFEEDPKSGAEEWSHSAINSDDGEPATDSSHLSPCSDHDQPTEATEEGGKDEDEDKVAEGVQVNREDGTKEELNKEQMKVEDVEKVGSRELWKENEKQIMKEQGEREGRLEEEGEKDTKISQEVEERSEMICLTSEAANEETTMDASILDTDSGWMDSQDDDKSVMTEHIEALPQTQSCTSTAVVVVVDKPAKRTPGRGRGRPGTTDCKVSRKVPSHHPREDIKKKKGIRRADQNKVSALQNRSPIRKSVAKAAARHPRPAVLHGSARRKATGAESHQPLSVAHQSRERATERAYRSPEKRSSLPRPAKSLTRHIPAAEQDDNSTPSRPTSIRTNSGGDSRSGRTPSMAGTDSARSRSVRSGASTPGSSAVTPGTPPSYSCRTPGSRTPGSHTPKSFSVLQEKKVAVIRTPPKSPSSTQRQLKVLNQPLPDLKNVKSKIGSTANIKHQPKGGQVMIPSVKLDFSHVQSKCGSLDKLQHTAGGGNVQIQSKKVDISHVTAKCGSMSNIHHKPGGGSVRIENVKLDFKEKAQPKVGSLGNVTHTPGGGNVMIESHKLTFRETAKARVDHGAEIVVTHTPGVETGGTSPRLSSAGSINLLESPQLSTLAQDVTAALAKQGL, translated from the exons ATGGCAGACGGTCGGCAGCCAGACGAGCACTGGGCCCCCCAGGGCCAGGAGAACGGAGAGAACGGCTACTCCGCCTACAGTTCTGCCTACAGGGAGAACGGATATCACGGCGGAGCAGCTGCACATCCTGGAACGACAG TGGATGACTCAGCCAATTTGCCTCCttcccctcccccctctccaTCAGCTGAGCAGATTGGGCCCGTGGCACCAG AAGATAAAATAGAGGTTGTCAGTCAACAACAGGTTGAGGAGGAGGCTCCAGAGGAGCCCGGCACTTGTCGAGAGGAGGTCGCATATGAGCAGCCAGGAGACTTGCTCTTAGAGCAGACGCATTATTTAACAGAGCCCCAGGCTTTGGGCTGCCAGCAAGCCCAGACACCTGAGGTCCTCAATGGAGGAAGTCATCAAGGTGAACACAGCCCGTCACaaaaag CCCAGCCAGAAGAATGTATCAGTAAGGCATCATGTGAAGATGAACCTCAAGTGGCGTTGCTACATGGGGAGCAGATGGTTGTTGAAGTGGCAACACCGGAAGGACCAGCACCCGCCTCAGCTGAACCTCCCCCTCCTTCCTTAGTTGAGCAAAGTAACCGAGACAGAAGGGATATAGTAGAAGGTTCTGCTGAGTGCCAAGTGCTTGCGGGGTCCAAACCACAAGAGACAAAACAGCCTTCACCACCAGTGGAGTCTTCGAAACCTATGACTGAAGAAAGACAGGGAATTGTCTCACCAAGCAAATCAGGAGTCTCTAAGATTGAAAGCAAGGAACAACTTGGGATGATAGAAGGGATGGATATGGAGGACAGTGAAACTCGAGGCAATAAATTGTGTGAGATGCCAGAGACTGATGGTCAAAATGTTgaccaaagacaaaaagcatCCAAATCAAGTCCAGAATCAGCAATAGAGATGAAAGCCATATCAGATAGTTTTGTGGAACATGAGCCAGGAGCAAAAACCTACTTTGAGACATCCTCAAAAATCCATGGAGAGGAGTTACAGCAAACGGAGAGCTATTATGAACTCAGCACAACAACAGAGGCAACGTTAAGTCGGGAAACTGGGAGCATCGTGAAGAAAGTAGAGGACGAACGGGATAAGAAAGTCAGGATATCTCCTAGTAAGATGTCCTTGGATCAAAGAAGCATCTCATTGAACATTATTGTTGGGTCCTTAGAAGGACATACAGTAAAAGAAGAGAAGTTGAGGACCCTCTCAGAAAGCTTATGTGCCATCAGTGGGAGTTTTGATGAAGCTGAGGTTCACCCTTTGACACCATCAGAGGAGAGCCATAAACCCAGCTTTCCTCCAGATGCCTCTGTTAACCCAACCTCCAGTGACTCACATGAGGatattcacacaaaaacagaaatttctCAACTTTCTGACAAGCACAATTCCAGTTCTGAACTACCAAACAGCCTTTCCGACACATTGGACCTGGCTGGAGCCATGCCACTGCCGTCACAAGAGAGAAGGGAGGTTGACCACATGAGACGGAAGTCAGTACCTGTTGATGTATCAGCTCTGATGGGGAGTTCTTTGGCCAAGCTTAACTTCCTAGATCAGAAGGCAAGAGTGGGGGGTGGTGAAAGTCAGTTGGAGGAACTGGGCTATTGCATCTTCAGTGAGTACTCGGGGCCCATGCCCTCTCCCGCCGATGTACCCAGTCCTGGGGATTCTCCACACCAGCGTTTTCCATCTATGGAGAGTGAAATTGAGGAAGAGGTTGGGGCCACTGAAACTGAAGGGGTGCAAAATGGAAGCAAACAGGCAGATGTCAAAGGATGTCTACCTGAGATATCTCAAAAAACAGTAAGTGAGAAGAAGGATTCACCAGCAAAGACTTCTTTGATTCTTGAAAGAGCTGTGACAAGTGGAGTAAAACCCGATCGTCTAAGAATCCCATTGTCTTCTTCAAAAGATAAACTGACTGGGCTTCCTGGTGACATAAAAATTCAAGTCATCCCTGAGGTGGACATCGAAAAAGACCCCTCCAGAGAAGCTTCACCCATCCCACCAGATAACTCATTTACTTTCACTCCTACAGAAACTGCAAGTCAGGCTCCCCTGACTCCCACTACCCCCAAGTCCCCAGATGATACAACATCAGTAAACCAAACTGTGAAAGATGTCTTACCAGATGCCAAAGTAGAGAACACGCTGAAGTCTGAAAGTATTGATTACACACAGCCAGAGCTAGACAAAGAAATGCTGACACCTGTACAGAAGGAACcaaaagaagctagtgaagaaCGAGAAAAAGGAACAATAGAAGTACCTTCAGCATCACCTCAGTCTTCAGGCGAGAGCACAGACAAAGATGTCAATGAGATTAAAAATGGGCATGCAACACTTGCAGGATTTGAAGGCATAACAAATCAAGATAACTCAAAAGCTCTTACAGGTTTAGGCACGACAAACCCCTCAGATGAGAAAGCTGCCCAAATCCAATTACAGGAGCTGACTTTGAATAAAGGTTTAGCAAAGCCACAAATATCCTCACCAATAATTATCATACCTCAAGCACAAGcggaagaagaagcagaagatgaGGACGATATTGAGATTGCTGAAGAGCCTCAAGAGATCATGGAGGATGCTGAAGAGTCTGCTGTTTCCAAGACAGATCAAGGTGAAGCTGGGAAGAAACAGCCAAAGAAAGAGGAGGTGAGGCTGATGGTGGGTGATCAGATGTTTGAAGAAGATCCAAAGTCAGGAGCAGAAGAATGGAGTCACAGCGCCATAAACAGTGACGATGGGGAGCCAGCTACAGACAGTTCGCACTTGTCTCCATGCTCCGACCATGACCAACCAACAGAAGCCACAGAGGAAGGAGGtaaagatgaggatgaggataaAGTAGCAGAAGGTGTACAAGTCAATAGAGAAGATGGGACAAAAGAGGAGCTAAATAAGGAACAAATGAAAGTAGAGGACGTGGAAAAAGTTGGTTCTCGTGAGCTgtggaaagaaaatgagaaacaaattatGAAGGAACAGGGTGAAAGGGAGGGCAGGCTGGAGGAAGAAGGGGAGAAAGACACTAAGATCAGTCAGGAGGTGGAAGAAAGATCTGAAATGATCTGCCTGACCAGTGAGGCAGCAAATGAGGAAACCACCATGGATGCCTCCATCCTAGACACAGACAGTGGCTGGATGGACTCACAAG ATGATGACAAAAGTGTCATGACTGAGCATATTGAAGCCCTTCCTCAAACCCAGAGTTGTACCAGTACagctgtggtggtggtggtggacaAACCCGCCAAACGGACGCCTGGCAGAGGAAGGGGTCGTCCTGGCACCACTGACTGCAAAGTGTCTCGCAAGGTGCCCAGCCACCATCCAAGAGAGgacataaagaagaaaaaag GCATTAGGAGGGCTGACCAGAATAAGGTGTCAGCCCTCCAAAATCGTTCTCCAATTCGAAAGAGCGTAGCCAAAGCGGCGGCCAGACATCCTAGGCCCGCTGTGCTTCACGGCTCTGCTAGACGCAAGGCCACAG GAGCTGAAAGCCATCAGCCCCTCAGTGTGGCCCACCAGTCTAGGGAGAGGGCCACT GAGAGAGCATACCGCAGCCCTGAGAAGAGGTCGTCCCTTCCCAGGCCGGCAAAGTCTCTGACACGCCACATTCCTGCTGCTGAGCAAGACGACAACAGCACCCCCTCCAGGCCTACGT CAATCCGTACCAATTCCGGAGGGGACAGCAGGTCTGGAAGAACCCCTAGTATGGCAG GTACAGACTCGGCACGTTCCAGATCAGTCCGCAGTGGCGCCTCCACCCCCGGCTCCTCTGCCGTCACCCCCGGCACACCCCCCAGCTACTCCTGCCGCACGCCTGGATCTCGCACCCCGGGCAGCCACACACCCAAGTCCTTCAGTGTCCTCCAGGAGAAGAAGGTGGCGGTGATCCGAACCCCGCCCAAGTCCCCGTCTTCCACCCAACGGCAGCTGAAGGTTCTCAATCAGCCTCTTCCCGATCTGAAGAATGTAAAGTCCAAGATCGGCTCCACGGCCAACATTAAGCATCAGCCAAAAGGCGGACAG GTCATGATTCCAAGTGTTAAACTGGACTTTAGCCACGTTCAGTCTAAATGTGGCTCCCTGGACAAACTCCAGCACACGGCAGGCGGGGGAAAC GTCCAAATCCAGAGCAAGAAGGTAGACATAAGCCATGTCACCGCCAAATGTGGCTCCATGTCCAACATTCACCACAAACcag GGGGAGGTAGTGTGCGCATTGAGAATGTGAAGCTGGACTTCAAAGAAAAGGCCCAGCCCAAGGTCGGCTCCCTGGGTAATGTCACCCACACTCCCGGAGGGGGCAATGTTATG ATTGAGAGCCACAAGTTGACCTTCCGGGAAACAGCCAAAGCTCGGGTGGACCACGGCGCAGAAATCGTTGTCACTCACACTCCTGGGGTGGAGACGGGAGGCACTTCCCCTCGTCTGTCCTC